One region of Manis pentadactyla isolate mManPen7 chromosome 9, mManPen7.hap1, whole genome shotgun sequence genomic DNA includes:
- the KLC2 gene encoding kinesin light chain 2 isoform X2, which produces MATMVLPREEKLSQDEIVLGTKAVIQGLETLRGEHRALLAPLVAREASEAEPGSQERCVLLRRSLEAIELGLGEAQVILALSSHLGAVESEKQKLRAQVRRLVQENQWLREELAGTQQKLQRSEQAVAQLEEEKQHLLFMSQIRKLDEDASPTEEKGDAPKDSLDDLFPNEEDQSPAPSPGGGDVAAQHGGYEIPARLRTLHNLVIQYASQGRYEVAVPLCKQALEDLEKTSGHDHPDVATMLNILALVYRDQNKYKEAAHLLNDALAIREKTLGKDHPAVAATLNNLAVLYGKRGKYKEAEPLCKRALEIREKVLGQFHPDVAKQLSNLALLCQNQGKAEEVEYYYRRALEIYATRLGPDDPNVAKTKNNLASCYLKQGKYQEAETLYKEILTRAHEKEFGSVNGDNKPIWMHAEEREESKDKRRDSTPYGEYGSWYKACKVDSPTVNTTLRSLGALYRRQGKLEAAHTLEDCASRSRKQGLDPASQTKVVELLKDSSAGQGDRNGSRDIAGAASNRSESSIEEAGPTAEWSGDGNGSLRRSGSFGKLRDALRRSSEMLVKKLQGGGPQEPPNPRMKRASSLNFLNKSMEEPVQPGGTGLSDSRTLSSSSMDLSRRSSLVG; this is translated from the exons ATGGCCACGATGGTGCTTCCGCGGGAGGAGAAGTTGAGCCAGGATGAGATAGTCCTGGGCACCAAGGCCGTCATCCAAGGACTGGAGACCCTGCGCGGGGAGCATCGTGCCCTTCTCGCACCCTTGGTCGCTCGTGAAGCCAGCGAGGCTGAGCCCGGCTCACAGGAGCGCTGTGTTCTCCTGCGCCGATCCCTGGAGGCCATTGAGCTGGGACTGGGGGAGGCCCAG GTCATCCTGGCACTGTCAAGCCACCTGGGGGCCGTAGAGTCGGAGAAGCAGAAGCTGCGGGCTCAGGTGCGGCGCCTGGTGCAGGAGAACCAGTGGCTGCGGGAGGAGCTGGCAGGGACGCAGCAAAAGCTGCAGCGCAGTGAGCAGGCGGTGGCCCAGCTCGAGGAGGAGAAGCAGCACTTGCTGTTCATGAGCCAGATCCGCAAGTTGGACGAGGACGCCTCCCCCACC GAGGAGAAGGGGGATGCCCCCAAAGACTCTCTGGATGACCTGTTCCCTAATGAGGAGGACCAGAGCCCAG cccccagccctggaggAGGAGATGTGGCTGCCCAGCACGGGGGCTACGAAATCCCAGCAAGGCTCCGCACCCTGCACAACCTGGTGATCCAGTATGCCTCACAAGGCCGCTATGAGGTGGCCGTGCCACTCTGCAAACAGGCGCTCGAGGACCTGGAGAAGACCTCAGGCCATGACCACCCTGACGTGGCCACCATGCTGAACATCTTGGCACTGGTCTATCG GGACCAGAACAAGTACAAGGAGGCTGCCCACCTGCTCAACGATGCCCTGGCTATCCGAGAAAAGACACTGGGCAAGGACCACCCAGCT GTGGCTGCAACATTAAACAACCTGGCGGTTCTGTACGGCAAACGGGGcaagtacaaagaagctgagccGCTGTGCAAGCGGGCGCTGGAGATCCGGGAAAAG GTCCTGGGCCAGTTTCATCCAGACGTGGCCAAGCAGCTGAGCAACCTGGCCTTACTGTGCCAGAACCAGGGCAAAGCGGAGGAGGTGGAATACTACTACCGCCGGGCACTGGAAATCTACGCCACACGCCTTGGGCCTGATGACCCCAACGTGGCCAAGACCAAGAACAACCTG GCCTCCTGCTACCTGAAACAGGGCAAGTACCAGGAAGCAGAGACCCTGTACAAGGAGATTCTCACCCGTGCTCATGAGAAGGAGTTTGGTTCTGTCAATG GGGATAACAAGCCCATCTGGATGCATGCAGAGGAACGTGAGGAGAGCAAG GATAAGCGCCGGGATAGCACCCCCTATGGGGAATATGGCAGCTGGTACAAAGCCTGTAAGGTAGACAG CCCCACTGTCAACACCACCCTGCGCAGCTTGGGGGCCCTGTACCGGCGCCAGGGCAAGCTAGAAGCCGCACATACCCTGGAGGACTGTGCCAGTCGTAGCCGCAAGCAG GGCCTGGACCCTGCGAGCCAGACCAAGGTGGTGGAACTGCTGAAGGACAGCAGTGCTGGGCAGGGAGACCGCAATGGCAGCCGAGACATAGCTGGGGCTGCCAGCAACCGGTCTGAGTCTAGCATCGAGGAGGCAGGGCCTACAGCCGAGTGGAGCGGG GATGGTAATGGCTCCCTGCGGCGCAGTGGCTCCTTTGGGAAGCTCCGAGATGCCCTGAGGCGCAGCAGCGAGATGCTGGTGAAGAAGCTGCAGGGTGGTGGCCCCCAGGAGCCCCCTAACCCCAG GATGAA
- the KLC2 gene encoding kinesin light chain 2 isoform X1: MATMVLPREEKLSQDEIVLGTKAVIQGLETLRGEHRALLAPLVAREASEAEPGSQERCVLLRRSLEAIELGLGEAQVILALSSHLGAVESEKQKLRAQVRRLVQENQWLREELAGTQQKLQRSEQAVAQLEEEKQHLLFMSQIRKLDEDASPTEEKGDAPKDSLDDLFPNEEDQSPAPSPGGGDVAAQHGGYEIPARLRTLHNLVIQYASQGRYEVAVPLCKQALEDLEKTSGHDHPDVATMLNILALVYRDQNKYKEAAHLLNDALAIREKTLGKDHPAVAATLNNLAVLYGKRGKYKEAEPLCKRALEIREKVLGQFHPDVAKQLSNLALLCQNQGKAEEVEYYYRRALEIYATRLGPDDPNVAKTKNNLASCYLKQGKYQEAETLYKEILTRAHEKEFGSVNGDNKPIWMHAEEREESKDKRRDSTPYGEYGSWYKACKVDSPTVNTTLRSLGALYRRQGKLEAAHTLEDCASRSRKQGLDPASQTKVVELLKDSSAGQGDRNGSRDIAGAASNRSESSIEEAGPTAEWSGDGNGSLRRSGSFGKLRDALRRSSEMLVKKLQGGGPQEPPNPSSTMGKSQPSFPLRMKRASSLNFLNKSMEEPVQPGGTGLSDSRTLSSSSMDLSRRSSLVG; this comes from the exons ATGGCCACGATGGTGCTTCCGCGGGAGGAGAAGTTGAGCCAGGATGAGATAGTCCTGGGCACCAAGGCCGTCATCCAAGGACTGGAGACCCTGCGCGGGGAGCATCGTGCCCTTCTCGCACCCTTGGTCGCTCGTGAAGCCAGCGAGGCTGAGCCCGGCTCACAGGAGCGCTGTGTTCTCCTGCGCCGATCCCTGGAGGCCATTGAGCTGGGACTGGGGGAGGCCCAG GTCATCCTGGCACTGTCAAGCCACCTGGGGGCCGTAGAGTCGGAGAAGCAGAAGCTGCGGGCTCAGGTGCGGCGCCTGGTGCAGGAGAACCAGTGGCTGCGGGAGGAGCTGGCAGGGACGCAGCAAAAGCTGCAGCGCAGTGAGCAGGCGGTGGCCCAGCTCGAGGAGGAGAAGCAGCACTTGCTGTTCATGAGCCAGATCCGCAAGTTGGACGAGGACGCCTCCCCCACC GAGGAGAAGGGGGATGCCCCCAAAGACTCTCTGGATGACCTGTTCCCTAATGAGGAGGACCAGAGCCCAG cccccagccctggaggAGGAGATGTGGCTGCCCAGCACGGGGGCTACGAAATCCCAGCAAGGCTCCGCACCCTGCACAACCTGGTGATCCAGTATGCCTCACAAGGCCGCTATGAGGTGGCCGTGCCACTCTGCAAACAGGCGCTCGAGGACCTGGAGAAGACCTCAGGCCATGACCACCCTGACGTGGCCACCATGCTGAACATCTTGGCACTGGTCTATCG GGACCAGAACAAGTACAAGGAGGCTGCCCACCTGCTCAACGATGCCCTGGCTATCCGAGAAAAGACACTGGGCAAGGACCACCCAGCT GTGGCTGCAACATTAAACAACCTGGCGGTTCTGTACGGCAAACGGGGcaagtacaaagaagctgagccGCTGTGCAAGCGGGCGCTGGAGATCCGGGAAAAG GTCCTGGGCCAGTTTCATCCAGACGTGGCCAAGCAGCTGAGCAACCTGGCCTTACTGTGCCAGAACCAGGGCAAAGCGGAGGAGGTGGAATACTACTACCGCCGGGCACTGGAAATCTACGCCACACGCCTTGGGCCTGATGACCCCAACGTGGCCAAGACCAAGAACAACCTG GCCTCCTGCTACCTGAAACAGGGCAAGTACCAGGAAGCAGAGACCCTGTACAAGGAGATTCTCACCCGTGCTCATGAGAAGGAGTTTGGTTCTGTCAATG GGGATAACAAGCCCATCTGGATGCATGCAGAGGAACGTGAGGAGAGCAAG GATAAGCGCCGGGATAGCACCCCCTATGGGGAATATGGCAGCTGGTACAAAGCCTGTAAGGTAGACAG CCCCACTGTCAACACCACCCTGCGCAGCTTGGGGGCCCTGTACCGGCGCCAGGGCAAGCTAGAAGCCGCACATACCCTGGAGGACTGTGCCAGTCGTAGCCGCAAGCAG GGCCTGGACCCTGCGAGCCAGACCAAGGTGGTGGAACTGCTGAAGGACAGCAGTGCTGGGCAGGGAGACCGCAATGGCAGCCGAGACATAGCTGGGGCTGCCAGCAACCGGTCTGAGTCTAGCATCGAGGAGGCAGGGCCTACAGCCGAGTGGAGCGGG GATGGTAATGGCTCCCTGCGGCGCAGTGGCTCCTTTGGGAAGCTCCGAGATGCCCTGAGGCGCAGCAGCGAGATGCTGGTGAAGAAGCTGCAGGGTGGTGGCCCCCAGGAGCCCCCTAACCCCAG TTCCACCATGGGAAAATCCCAGCCATCCTTTCCCCTCAGGATGAA